A stretch of DNA from Staphylococcus sp. KG4-3:
ATGATTATTTTTGCAGTTTGTATAATGGGGATTCTTTATATTAGAAGAAAAGAAATAGATGAAATTATAGAGTACTTCTCAGTTGATTATGAGCCAACAGACAAACAACCAATAATGTGGGATTGCGAATGAAGCAAGTATATCAATTAATCTTTAATTTAGGTCTAAGCAGTGGTGGTAAGACGTCGGCTCTTTTATCCCGTTCAAAGTATTTTAATGAAAATAATTTAAATTCAAATATAGTCACTTTTGATTATAATAGCGACTATGATTTCGTGATTGAACAATTGAGGGAGTCTAAGAGGTTAGACGATAAAACAAAAGTATATAACCAATTTTCATTTTTTGAAAAAAGATCGTTGAGCATGACCGAATCCATGTCTAATATCAACATAAACATACAGAATGACATAGATGACTGTGTAAAAATAGAGATGGATAAGAATAAATATGCGCTAATTTCTTTGAAAAATGGAGAATATAGAGGAAATATTAAATATAATAGTCAAAATAAATTTGTTTTAGATTTGTTCAAAAATAATTACAGAGTAAGACGTGTTTACGCTTCAAATGGTTTGATTAAAAGAATTAAGGAATTTGATTACAATGGCATACTTAACGGTGAAACTTTTTACAATCAAAATGGACAACCATTTTTGAGAAGAAGTTCTAAAGATGGTTCTGTGTCAGACTTGTACTTAATAGCTGAAAAAAAGTATTTTAAAAACAATATTAAGCTAGGGGAGTATTTCCTAGAAGAGTTGATAGAGGATACGAAAAATAACATTATTATTAGTGATGGCACTGGCAGTATAAACAAACTGGTTAATAACAAACAAAGAAATGTTCAAAAATATGCCGTTATGCATACAAACCATAAAAATAGCGCTGGCATTATAAAACAGAAAGAAGAAAACATTCTAAAAAATAGTCACAAACTAGATGGTGTTATTTTCTTAACACAGGAACAAATTGATGATGTTGAAAAAGAATACGGAATCACTAATGCACATTTAATATACAATTTTATTTCAAATATCCCTAAGTATTATGGTCAATCAACTAACAAAGTTGTAGGTAACATTTCAAGATTAGTAAAAGGAAAGGGGTTTGATCTACTTACTGATGTAGCCAAAAAAGTGAAAGAAATTGACCCTGAAATTACATTTCATATATATGGTGAAGGCGACTATAAGGATGAAATTTTAAAAATGATTGATGAAAAAAATCTTAATTCAACAGTAAAGTTATTTGGTTATACAGATAATCCATACAAGACTATTAAAGGTTTTAGGAGTGTTATATCAACTTCTCAAAGTGAAGCTCAAGGATTAAGCATGATAGAAGCTATGGCAAATGGTGTACCTGTTGTAGCATTCGATATTAAATATGGGCCTTCGCAGTTTATAAAAGATAAAATTAATGGTTACTTAATAGAAAATAAAAATGTTGATGCCATGGCTACAGCGATAATTGAGCTAATGAACAACGATTCTAAATCTATATCATTTGGAGAAAATGCTCGTAAAGAAATTGTTGAAAGCTTTGAACCTATTAATTTAATTAATCAATGGAAAAATCTATTTGATAAGTAATTTTGTATATAAAATATAGCTTGATTTACTAGCAAGAATAACCTCTAATATGCTAAGACACCTCTTTACGAGGTGTCTTTTTTGTGATATAAATATTTTTAGCAATATACTATTGCTAACCAACGCATATATTACCTTTACTTAAGGAAGCAGGCACATTGTCCCGTGTCTGCTCTTTTTATTTATCGCTTGTAAATTATAGAATATTCTGATAACATAAAAGCTGTGAACTTCTTACCTTTCAAAAAAGATCTCTATATTATATCTCGGGCAGGCACTTATGTGTCTGTCTTTTAATTTGTGTGCTAAAATATATTTGTAGGTTCCCCCCTTGGGAACCTATTATCTAAAAAGTTTATTCCATTGCCACCCCTCGGGGTGGTTTTTGTATCATATTAAGTTATGTTGTAAAGGGTTCCAAATTTTACTATTAAATTATATTTAATTGTCTTGCGCGTGTTTTATTTATATGCTAAATTAATGATAATAACCATTAGGTTATAAAATAAATATATAATATATAGTACAGCCACCTTTATAGGTGGCCATTTTTATGTTGGTTAATATTAAATAAAAGTGTATAATAATGATAGACGTATCAATCGTCTATATTAAGGAATCATCTTATGTGGCAGGCACTTATGTGTCTGTCTTTTTTATTGTAATATGCAGAATATTTTGATACTATGAAAGCACTTTAACTTTGCATTGGAAACCAAATCTTACTGGTCACCTCTTTACAGGGGTGACTTTTTTATACTAGAATCTTTGTAGGCTTTTAATTAAGCCCAATTAGCACATTAAGTTGTATATAGTTAACACATACTCCAATAATAAAAACAACCACCCACACTAGTCATGGGGTGGTTGTTTTTATGTATAAGTGTGTTATAATATTTTTTCCGTTAAAACGGACTTTTGAGATATTGGTCACATTAATTCTCTTTAATTAGGGGGTTTTTACTATGTGAAAACTATTTGTGACTGACGCCATCCAGCTACATACTGGGTGGCTGTTTTTGATAGTATTAAAGGAAAGTAATATGTTATAGTTTGGTTAGATATTCATAGTCGAATATCTACACTCATTCAATATGTACATTTATATACACTTTTCATAACCACTCTACGGAGTGGTTTTTACGTTTATTATGATACAATTGTATTGTTTCTTGAAATATAGAAACTTCCTTTAAGAAAGCAGTCGTTAATTCGGCTGTCTTTTTTATAATATAATAAATTTACACGTGATTATACTATAAGAGTAGGGACTTATGTGCTTACCCTGTTTTTTTGTTATAATTTAAATGTAGATTTTGTTGTTGTTAAGGATTCCAAGACTCAACGTCAATAAAGCAATTGGAATAAAGCAAAAGTGAGTCATGATAATATTTTAAAAAAGGAGTTAAAAATTTGGTTAAAAATATTGGCCTTTATTTGTTTTTAATCGCTGGAAGTTTACACTCATTAGCTACCTTTTATTGGGCTTTTGATGGGGACTTAGGTTTAACAACAGTGGGATATTGGACAATAGAATTCAAACAAAATTATGGCGTGAAATTTCTTATAGTCCTATTATTTGTAGGTTTATTAAAACTAACTGCTACTTGGGCTCCAATTATGCTGATTTTCAAAGAAAACAAACTAATAAACATAATGTCTTATATAGGTGGTAGCTTTCTAATTGCTTATGGTAGTATGAACACAATAAGTGGATGGTTAAAATTATTAGGTGTTATCTCTGTTGATTTTAAGTTAAGTATTATAGGACAATCATTCATTTGGGACCCTTTATTTTTATTATGGGGTCTAGGGTTATTAATTTTCCTGAAGTCTAACAGTAAAATTCAATGATAATTTCCCTGTTAGATTTTGTAATAAATTAACTTCTCCTTTGGAAACGGTGAGTGGATTAGAAGGTATTCGAGGAATTGGCTTTTGATTTTAGGTTTTAGAAGCGAATGAAACAAGTTTTTTCTTGTCTTGATACTATAAATTAAACCACCCACACATGTCACTGGGTGATTTTTGTTTATTTTCTTTTTATAAGGGTATAATCGAATAGTAACTTTTATTTACTAAATAGTATTTCCGACAGCCCACTGTATAAGTGGGGATTTTTATTTATACCTTGAAATAAATGTAATATTCTGATAAATTTAAGTAACTCATATAAATATGGTTTTATCTTTGTATGAGTTCTAGAGCATGTTTTGCACAAAATACACACTTCCCCACCTTTATGGCGGGGAATTTTTTATATCTACATTTATTATGAAGAAAATGGTTTGAGTAAAGTTAATCCGAAAGATATCATGGAGATAAAATAAATTGAAAAACTATACAAATACGCAAAAGCCCACCTAAATGAATAGGTGGGTATTTTTAAGAGCAAAAAAGGGCGAATTAATTATAAACTTGTACAAACCAACGGAATAAAAAAGTCATTATATATAGCATTAACCTTGATATATCAGTGTTTTTGTAAACGAATAAAAACATATAGAACGTAATGTTTTAAAGATAAAACTAATATAAAGAAAGACTACAATTCTAAATATAGAATTGTAGTTTTATAGTCACAGGAGGTCGTCCAAACAAGTTTTAAATGATCTCTCTTTATTCAATTTCTATTCGTTTGGTAGGTTTTACGTGTTGCTCATCTTTTTTCAAATTTAAGTGTAAGACGCCGTTATCATATTTTGCATTAATATTATTTTCGTCTACATTTGGCAATGTGTAAGTTCGATTTATATATGATGCATTTCTTTCTTGTCTAATAATATTTCCTTCTTGATCTGTTTCATTGTTTTCCTTAGATTGTTTAGCTTCTATATATAAAGTTTCTCCTTGATAATCCAAGTTGATATTTTCTTTTTGAATACCAGGTAACTCGATATCAAGAATATATTCTGAATCTGTTTCTTTAATGTCAGTGTTTGGAAAATTAGGAAAAATTGGTCTCGTAAAGTTTTCAAAAAATTTTGAAGGTGATAAATCAAAAAAGTTATTATTTGGTAATAGGTTACTCATAATAAAATTCCTCCTCTGATTTTTCAATTCTTAATTTTAGTATGGAAATTAAATTAAAGATTTAAATATCACAATTAAACTAAGAATATCGCCTCCTATAAATATTTTTATCATATGGTAATCAGAATGCTATATGATAAGTTTTAGTTAACTTTCCTTTTATTGTCGTTTAATGAATTTTTGAAAGTTTCATAATTTTCAAGATTCATATACTTATATAAATCAAAGTATTTCTTGTCTAATAGATTAGGTGATTTACCATATTTTAATTGTTGAACTACTTGATGTAAAATCATAATCATCACACTCCCACAAAGATTAAAAGTCTGAATCTTTGATTACCATATGATAATTTACACTTATTATATATCATGTTATATTTTATTTGTCAACAATAAATAAAAGGATTTTAGGAAGGGTGATTATTATGACAAATAAAACATTTAATTTAGAGACTTTTAATCATTACTTTAAAAACTTTCAAGAAAAATTGGCCACTGAAATATTTAATGTTTCTATTGATAGTGACATTAAAGAAGAATATGATAAATACATTTTGAAAGCTAAAATACCTAATTCGTCAAAAAATCTTTTGAACTTAAAATTCTTTAATAATATATTAACGCTTAGAGGAGAAAAATACGATCATTTAGAAAAAAAGAAGGTCCCTTTATTTGAACAATTTACTTTTAACAATGTTGATGTGCAGAATATTTATGCTGAATACAACAACGGTATTTTAGAAGTCAGATTACCTAAATTAATACCTGGTGAAGATGTTGTTCAAAGTATAGATGTGCATTAAATAAAGCCTCCCTCTGTTAAGGGAGGCTTTAAACATATTATCTATTTACCCTTACTCTAGTGTTTTAGATTAGTATGAAATAAGTGATTTTTACTTACCCAACTGTTTTATGTTATAATACTTTAAATTTAAAGGAGGTATTATCTATGTGTTCGAGTATTGCTGTTGTAGATTATAATTCTTTTCATTCGTAATAAGTAAGAGTGAAAGGAGATAAAGATATGGGTGTTGTTTCAATTTTTGTTATTAACCAAGTTCATTATATTTCAGACTAAACTACTGATCATAATGAACTTTGAAATCTGTTCGTTATGACAAATAAGGAGCAGAATATAATGAATAACAAAAACCCTAAAAACTCACAAAATTTTATAACATCTCAAAAATATATAAATGAGATATTAAAAGAAACAAACATAGGCATTGACGATAATATAATTGAAATTGGAACTGGAAAAGGGCACTTTACAAAATACATGTCCAATATAGCTAGATTTGTAACTGGTATAGAAATTGACAAGACTTTATATTGTATTTTAAAAAATGATATTGGTTCGTCAACTAATATTGAATTAGTGAACAAAGATATACTGATATATCATTTTCCTAAAAACAAACAGTATAAGGTGTTTGGCAGTGTTCCATATAATATAAGTACTGAAATAGTCAAAAAAATCTTATATGAAAGTAATGCTGAGTATAACTATCTTATTGTAGAATTCGGGTTTGCTAAACGAATTATGGATAAAAAAAGAGCATTAGCTTTATTACTTTTACCTAAAATTGATATTGAAATTTTAAAAGTAATTCCCAACTCTTATTTTCATCCGAAACCTAAAGTAGATTCAGCGTTAATCTTACTAAAGCAGCATAAATCTTTAATCTCAAAAAATGATGAAAATATATATCATTTTTTTGTGTATAAATGGGTAAATAAAGAATATAAACAGCTATTTACAAAGAATCAGTTTAATAAAGCGTTAAAACATGCAAAAGTACAAGATATAAATGAGATTTCAAAAGAACAATTTATATCAATTTTTTATAGTTATAAATTGTTCAATTAAATTCATAGAATATTTCAAAATCTCTCATGCTCTGTCCGCATATTTCATTGGGTGAGTATTATTTTAAAGTAGTATTAAATGAAAAAATGTGTTAAAATACACCTGCGGTTGGTGAATAACCGTTCTATTTACACATGTTAAGGCCTTCATTGAGGCGCCTCTTTATGAGGTGCCTTTTTTTATTTATGATTGTGCGCATGTCGTAGTGTGGCCTTCTATGAAATTATATCAATTTTGATTTAATATCATTTCCAACGTCACTCTTTATAGGTGGCGTTTTTTTATGTTAAAATACACCTACGCCATAACCTATTATCCTTGAAAGGCAGTTACAAACTGACAATAGGTATTTATTTAAAATTATTCTGGTCGCTACTCAATAATTTTAAAAATGTATAAGGTTATTTAACCACCTATACTAGTTACTAGGTGGTTAATTTTTCTTAATATTGAAATTGAAGGAATTTTTTGATAAATTAAATATAGGCTCTATAAGGAGCCACGTATCCTAATAATTCGACACTTTTATGCTCACTTATATTAGTGGGCATTTTTATGTTTATTAAATAATCATATGGGTATTTAATATCTATAACTCTTTTGCTAGATTAGTTATTGTATTCCATAAGTTAAAGACAGTCGTTAATTCGGCTGTCTTTTTTGTGGTATAATTCAAATGTAGATTTTTATGTCGTTAAGGGTTCCGAGACCTAACGTCAATAAAGCAATTGGAATAAAGCATAATTTCATGTTATCTTAAATGTAAAACTTATTTTACATATCAGGAGGGAATATGAAGAATCGAATAAAAGAATTCAGAAAAAAATTTTCTATTAGTCAAGACTATTTGGCAAAGAAATGTGATGTTAGCAGGCAAACAATAAATGCTATTGAAAATGATAGGTATGATCCTGAGTTAAAATTAGCATTTAAAATATCTAAAGTTTTTAAGAAGAAAGTTGAGGATATATTTGAATACAAAGCTTTATAAGAGTAATTATATTATTACTATGAAGGATATTGTAAAAGAAGATAATGAGATGCTTTATAAAAAGACAAAACCTTTAGAAATGCCATTAAGTGAAAATGAATTTATACTTTTGAATAATATGATGCTTTTTTTAAAAAATAGTCAAAATGAGCAAAAAAGTAAAAAGTATAATTTAAGACCTGGGGTTGGTCTATCAGCTAATCAATTAGGATTAGATAAAAAGATGTGCGCTATATATTTAGTAGATGAACATGGTGTAGAACATGAATATTTTTTTATAAACCCAAAAATTATACGAGAGTCTGTTCATAAAATTTACCTTCCACAAGGAGAAGGTTGTTTATCTGTAGATAGGCCTATTTATGGAATAGTACCTAGAAATGAGCGTATAACTGTTAAATATCAAAATTCATATGGGGAAGAAAAAATATTGAAGCTTAAAGGACATGCTTCAATTGTAGCTCAGCATGAAATAGATCATCTTAATGGAATAATGTTTTTTGAACGTATTGATAAAATAAATCCGTTAGTACCTCCTAATAATGCAACATCTATTTATTAAAGGAGTAACTATGGAATTTAGAAACGAATGAAACAAGGTTAAGAAATGGGAATCGTGATATAGATAATTTAACATTAAAGACAACGGAAAAACTATACGAATATGCAAAAGCCCACCTAAATGAATAGGTGGTGGGAGTTCCGAGGCTCACCGACAATAAAGCAATTGGAATAAAACAATGATTTGGAGGTTCTATATGATGATAAATAAAGAGAGAATGTTATTTTTTATTAATGGTGTTGAAGTTTCTGCTAAAGATGTTGAAAAATGGGAATTTAAAAGGTTGAAACGTACTCAAAAATATCTACGAAAAAAATTTGATTTAGAAAAAGACATAAACAACGTGAGTAGTGATTTAAATAATTTAAGTGAAAAAGTTGTTAATACTAAGTTGAATTTAGGGTTTGATAAAATTAGGGAAACTATGAAATGTAGATATAAATTAGGGAATTTAATGTCTTTGATGGCAGAAAAATTATCTTTTGGTAACCGAAAATTTTGTATTACTGAAATATACGTACCTAATAGTGATTTGAATTCTACAGAGATAATGAATGCTATTAGTGAAGTAATGATGGAGCATAATGACAAGAATGATCTTATGAATATTGTGTCAAATCCTGATCATTATGTTTTATTAGGTAGAACTGATAATTTACAAGAAGTTTTAGAAATTACAGGTGGCTCTCCGTTACCAACTAGATTTTTTGCTGAATATTATAATGAAACGAAATTGAAATCTAAGAAAAGCTCTGATTATGATGTTGAGTTACCTGGTGTAGCAAAGTTAGAAAATGGTGTGATTATAGGTGGAATGAGACATCAGGTTAAACGAGAAAACGATGGTTTTCGATTTAAAGCCTTAGTGGAATTTCCTGGCATTTTACCTAATTCAATGATTAAGCAACACCAATTGCATTTGGCTTGTGAATTTGGGCATTGGATTTCTTTTGTTTTGGATGAAAAATAAATTAATTTGGAGGTTTTTGAAACGAGGTAAAAACGAGTTTCTTCTTTCTTTTCACTCTATTACAATTTTAATTATACGAATACGCAAAAGCCCACCTAAATGAATAGGTGGATTGTTTTATGTGTCAAATACGTGTCAATTTAGTTATATTTCTTTAATTTTAGTTATAAACAAAACGCTGTTATTTAGCGTATTTAAGCCGTTTTAATATGAATTAGAAAGTTAACTAATGCCCTCCCAGGACACTAATAGCGTTAAATAGCGCACAATTCAAACTTAGAAACCCCGTCGTTACGGGGTTTCTTTTATTTTGTCTACAATGAAGTACAATAGAAAACGAAATTGGTTCTTTGTTAAAGAACCAAATATGATTATATAATCGCGAATTTAGATCATTAAGTTGTCTGTGAAGATGCTTTATTAGAATGTAAAACCACGTCAGAATTTAAGAAAATGTAAATAGATTCACGGTAATTGAAAATAAAAGAAGTAATCACGATGATGATTTGAAAGATTTAAAAGAAGATTTGAAAACACAATATTGTTGCTTAGAAAAAAAGGCTTGTTAAAGCAGAGTTACATAGTCTCTCAGAATGCAAATACACAGTTATTTATAGAAAACTTAGAACAAGAACTGCAATTGCTAAATATTCAAGTAGATGAAGCACAAGCCGAAGATATTTTAGAAAATATGAACTTTACTGGATAAAAATATGATCATTCATTATCACTTCTACAATAAGAAAAGCAAAGAATTGCCATTGCTAGAGTTATTTTGAAAGGCGCGCCTATTATTATTTTAGATGAAGTGACTGGAAGCATTGATCCAGAAAATGAATACCTCATACAACAAGCAATTGATGAGTTA
This window harbors:
- a CDS encoding erythromycin resistance leader peptide — protein: MGVVSIFVINQVHYISD
- the def gene encoding peptide deformylase, with the translated sequence MNTKLYKSNYIITMKDIVKEDNEMLYKKTKPLEMPLSENEFILLNNMMLFLKNSQNEQKSKKYNLRPGVGLSANQLGLDKKMCAIYLVDEHGVEHEYFFINPKIIRESVHKIYLPQGEGCLSVDRPIYGIVPRNERITVKYQNSYGEEKILKLKGHASIVAQHEIDHLNGIMFFERIDKINPLVPPNNATSIY
- a CDS encoding glycosyltransferase; its protein translation is MKQVYQLIFNLGLSSGGKTSALLSRSKYFNENNLNSNIVTFDYNSDYDFVIEQLRESKRLDDKTKVYNQFSFFEKRSLSMTESMSNININIQNDIDDCVKIEMDKNKYALISLKNGEYRGNIKYNSQNKFVLDLFKNNYRVRRVYASNGLIKRIKEFDYNGILNGETFYNQNGQPFLRRSSKDGSVSDLYLIAEKKYFKNNIKLGEYFLEELIEDTKNNIIISDGTGSINKLVNNKQRNVQKYAVMHTNHKNSAGIIKQKEENILKNSHKLDGVIFLTQEQIDDVEKEYGITNAHLIYNFISNIPKYYGQSTNKVVGNISRLVKGKGFDLLTDVAKKVKEIDPEITFHIYGEGDYKDEILKMIDEKNLNSTVKLFGYTDNPYKTIKGFRSVISTSQSEAQGLSMIEAMANGVPVVAFDIKYGPSQFIKDKINGYLIENKNVDAMATAIIELMNNDSKSISFGENARKEIVESFEPINLINQWKNLFDK
- a CDS encoding Hsp20/alpha crystallin family protein; its protein translation is MSNLLPNNNFFDLSPSKFFENFTRPIFPNFPNTDIKETDSEYILDIELPGIQKENINLDYQGETLYIEAKQSKENNETDQEGNIIRQERNASYINRTYTLPNVDENNINAKYDNGVLHLNLKKDEQHVKPTKRIEIE
- a CDS encoding DUF3995 domain-containing protein; translation: MVKNIGLYLFLIAGSLHSLATFYWAFDGDLGLTTVGYWTIEFKQNYGVKFLIVLLFVGLLKLTATWAPIMLIFKENKLINIMSYIGGSFLIAYGSMNTISGWLKLLGVISVDFKLSIIGQSFIWDPLFLLWGLGLLIFLKSNSKIQ
- the erm gene encoding 23S ribosomal RNA methyltransferase Erm, translated to MNNKNPKNSQNFITSQKYINEILKETNIGIDDNIIEIGTGKGHFTKYMSNIARFVTGIEIDKTLYCILKNDIGSSTNIELVNKDILIYHFPKNKQYKVFGSVPYNISTEIVKKILYESNAEYNYLIVEFGFAKRIMDKKRALALLLLPKIDIEILKVIPNSYFHPKPKVDSALILLKQHKSLISKNDENIYHFFVYKWVNKEYKQLFTKNQFNKALKHAKVQDINEISKEQFISIFYSYKLFN
- a CDS encoding Hsp20/alpha crystallin family protein, which produces MTNKTFNLETFNHYFKNFQEKLATEIFNVSIDSDIKEEYDKYILKAKIPNSSKNLLNLKFFNNILTLRGEKYDHLEKKKVPLFEQFTFNNVDVQNIYAEYNNGILEVRLPKLIPGEDVVQSIDVH
- a CDS encoding helix-turn-helix transcriptional regulator; translation: MKNRIKEFRKKFSISQDYLAKKCDVSRQTINAIENDRYDPELKLAFKISKVFKKKVEDIFEYKAL